In a genomic window of Pelecanus crispus isolate bPelCri1 chromosome 1, bPelCri1.pri, whole genome shotgun sequence:
- the LOC104035422 gene encoding solute carrier family 2, facilitated glucose transporter member 3, with translation MDAEKKITAPLLCAVSIAAIGSLQFGYNTGVINAPEKIIQRFFNRTLSERSGQVVSSELLTSLWSLSVAIFSVGGMIGSFSVSLFVNRFGRRNSMLLVNILAFVGGTLMAFSKMAKAVEMLIIGRFIIGLFCGLCTGFVPMYISEVSPTSLRGAFGTLNQLGIVVGILVAQIFGLEGIMGTEALWPLLLGFTVLPAILQCVALLFCPESPRFLLINKMEEEKAQAVLQKLRGTQDVSQDILEMKEESAKMSQEKKTTVPELFRSPNYRQAIIIAIMLQLSQQLSGINAVFYYSTGIFERAGITQPVYATIGAGVVNTIFTVVSLFLVERAGRRTLHLVGLGGMAVCAVLMTIALALKDTVEWIRYISIVATFGFVALFEIGPGPIPWFIVAELFSQGPRPAAMAVAGCSNWTSNFLVGMLFPYAEKLCGSYVFLIFLVFLVIFFVFTFFKVPETKGRTFEDISRGFEGRAEASPSSPVEKNPMVELNSIQPDKEVA, from the exons atgGACGCCGAAAAG aaaatcaCAGCACcccttctctgtgctgtttCCATTGCTGCCATTGGTTCTCTCCAATTTGGGTACAACACTGGTGTTATCAATGCTCCCGAGAAG ATTATCCAGAGGTTCTTCAACAGAACCTTGTCAGAACGGAGTGGGCAGGTTGTCTCCTCAGAGCTCCTCACCTCTCTGTGGTCCCTTTCTGTGGCCATCTTCTCTGTAGGAGGTATGATTGGCTCCTTCTCAGTCAGCCTGTTCGTCAACAGATTTGGCAG GAGGAACTCCATGCTACTGGTGAACATCTTGGCCTTTGTGGGTGGCACTCTCATGGCCTTCTCTAAAATGGCAAAGGCAGTGGAGATGCTGATCATTGGTCGCTTCATTATTGGCCTCTTCTGTGGTCTCTGCACTGGCTTTGTGCCCATGTACATCAGTGAGGTCTCACCCACCAGCCTCCGTGGAGCCTTTGGCACTCTCAACCAGCTGGGCATTGTTGTTGGCATCCTGGTGGCCCAG ATCTTTGGCCTGGAGGGAATCATGGGGACTGAAGCACTTTGGCCACTGCTTTTGGGGTTCACTGTCCTCCCAGCAATCCTGCAGTGCGTGGCTCTTCTTTTCTGCCCTGAGAGCCCCCGTTTCCTATTGATCAACaagatggaggaagagaaagcgCAAGCAG TTCTTCAGAAGCTCCGTGGTACACAAGATGTGTCTCAAGACATCCTGGAGATGAAAGAAGAGAGTGCTAAAATgtcccaggaaaagaaaacaactgtgcCAGAGCTCTTCCGTTCTCCAAACTACCGTCAAGCCATTATCATTGCCATCATGCTGCAGCTCTCCCAACAGCTCTCAGGCATCAATGCT GTATTCTATTATTCTACAGGGATTTTTGAAAGAGCTGGTATTACACAGCCTGTGTATGCCACCATTGGAGCTGGTGTGGTAAACACAATCTTCACTGTTGTGTCG CTGTTCCTGGTGGAGCGTGCAGGGCGCAGGACCCTCCATTTAGTTGGTTTGGGTGGCATGGCTGTGTGTGCTGTTCTTATGACCATCGCTTTAGCTCTGAAG GACACTGTGGAGTGGATCAGATACATCAGCATTGTTGCCACTTTTGGCTTTGTGGCTCTTTTTGAGATTGGCCCCGGCCCTATCCCCTGGTTCATCGTGGCAGAACTCTTCAGCCAGGGCCCACGGCCTGCAGCCATGGCAGTAGCTGGTTGTTCCAACTGGACCTCTAATTTCTTGGTGGGAATGCTCTTCCCCTATGCAGAG AAACTATGTGGCTCCTAtgtcttcctcatcttccttgttttcctgGTCATCTTCTTTGTCTTCACATTCTTCAAAGTGCCAGAGACCAAGGGCAGGACTTTTGAAGACATCTCCAGGGGCTTTGAAGGACGAGCAGAAGCCAGCCCCTCATCACCTGTGGAGAAGAACCCCATGGTGGAGCTGAACAGCATACAGCCTGACAAAGAAGTTGCCTAA